One genomic segment of Clostridium saccharoperbutylacetonicum N1-4(HMT) includes these proteins:
- a CDS encoding GRP family sugar transporter, which translates to MSVIIYLLPALGWGLMPVFASKAGGTPKQQLLGTTIIAFLVGLVFSIIAKPTYTGQAFMISCMSGVFWTFGQLFQFKALKEAPVSKGMPVSNGTQLLFTTLVSGVILGEWASGKQTIFSLIALGLIIFAIWLLANEGANKQASDSKSGSKGWIISMIISSLFLTGYVTTNAYFKISSFEIFFPQSLGMIGTASIMYIISNKEEKAGFKNAIRNCVTGLSWSIANISIFFTASRLGVGLSYTISQLCVFVSIFAGIIILGEKKTLGEKKRISLGVIIFLFSIVVLSIYK; encoded by the coding sequence ATGAGTGTTATTATTTATCTTTTGCCAGCTCTAGGTTGGGGGTTAATGCCAGTTTTTGCATCGAAAGCAGGTGGCACACCTAAACAACAGCTATTAGGCACAACAATTATAGCATTCTTAGTAGGACTAGTATTTAGTATAATTGCAAAACCAACATATACGGGACAAGCTTTTATGATTTCATGTATGTCAGGAGTTTTCTGGACCTTTGGACAGCTATTTCAATTTAAAGCTTTAAAAGAGGCTCCTGTATCAAAAGGAATGCCAGTTTCAAATGGTACACAATTACTATTTACTACTCTTGTTTCTGGAGTGATTTTAGGAGAATGGGCTTCAGGTAAGCAAACTATTTTTTCACTAATTGCTTTAGGCTTAATTATTTTTGCAATTTGGCTTTTAGCCAATGAAGGAGCAAATAAGCAAGCTTCAGATAGTAAGTCAGGAAGTAAGGGTTGGATTATTTCGATGATAATTTCATCCTTGTTTTTAACTGGATATGTGACAACGAATGCTTACTTTAAAATATCTAGTTTTGAAATCTTTTTTCCTCAATCATTAGGGATGATAGGTACTGCTTCAATAATGTACATTATTTCTAATAAAGAGGAAAAAGCAGGCTTTAAAAACGCTATAAGAAACTGTGTTACAGGGTTGTCATGGTCGATTGCAAATATTTCAATATTTTTTACTGCAAGCCGCTTGGGTGTAGGGTTAAGTTATACGATTTCTCAGCTATGTGTGTTTGTGTCAATTTTTGCAGGCATTATTATTTTAGGCGAAAAAAAGACATTAGGAGAAAAGAAAAGAATTTCTCTTGGAGTTATTATATTCTTATTTTCCATTGTCGTTTTAAGTATATATAAATAA
- a CDS encoding ABC transporter substrate-binding protein, producing the protein MKMIKKLICLGIGLSLVAGLAGCGNSKSASSNTVRLFVSGDKSEGNAYSKMAEKYEKETGVKVEVTDIPYDDLKTKISKSVQANDSPDVVRTSQISPDWSDSLQDLTSIARSGNTMKSLNINDEKGTVKGLPTDVTAVGMFINTDLFDKAGVSYPTSKDNVWTWDQFLQSLKTVLDKSDAKYGMVMDASDHRLRAFTYQFGGKNFFVNDAKDSYTTDDNTKAALQKFVELNDNHIMPKSVWTTGEDPSAMFKSGRVAAYMSGSWQINDFSTNITNFKWKAVFMPYEKVRATNMGSNFMLAFKNGKNPEGGLKFLQWLYTKENYQQLCEYAGYIPAVEGLDIKHEKGQDAYKTFSEEIAAAAQPISSQQTQDEVTKTMTGYRGLSGALKKSMIKVINGEEKVDDAIKDTIQDYNEGYLKK; encoded by the coding sequence ATGAAAATGATTAAAAAATTAATATGTTTAGGAATAGGCTTATCTTTAGTAGCAGGTCTTGCTGGATGTGGTAATTCAAAATCAGCATCAAGTAACACAGTTAGATTATTTGTATCAGGGGATAAATCAGAAGGAAATGCTTATTCAAAGATGGCAGAAAAATATGAGAAGGAAACTGGGGTTAAAGTTGAAGTAACTGATATACCTTATGATGATTTAAAAACAAAAATTTCTAAATCAGTACAAGCTAATGATTCACCAGATGTTGTTCGTACATCACAAATATCTCCAGATTGGTCAGATTCATTACAAGATTTAACTAGTATTGCTCGTTCAGGAAATACAATGAAGAGCTTAAATATTAATGATGAAAAAGGTACTGTTAAGGGATTACCAACAGATGTTACAGCAGTTGGAATGTTCATAAACACAGACTTATTCGATAAGGCTGGAGTATCATATCCTACATCAAAAGACAATGTTTGGACTTGGGATCAATTCTTACAATCTTTAAAAACAGTATTAGATAAAAGTGATGCAAAATACGGTATGGTAATGGATGCATCAGACCATAGATTAAGAGCATTTACATATCAATTTGGTGGAAAAAACTTCTTTGTAAATGATGCAAAAGATTCATATACTACTGATGACAACACTAAAGCAGCATTACAAAAATTTGTTGAATTAAATGATAATCATATTATGCCAAAATCAGTTTGGACAACAGGTGAAGATCCATCTGCTATGTTTAAGAGTGGACGTGTAGCAGCATATATGTCAGGAAGCTGGCAAATTAATGACTTCAGCACTAACATTACAAACTTTAAATGGAAAGCTGTATTCATGCCTTACGAAAAAGTTAGAGCAACAAATATGGGTAGTAACTTTATGTTAGCATTTAAAAATGGAAAGAACCCTGAAGGTGGTCTTAAGTTCTTACAATGGTTATACACTAAAGAAAACTATCAACAATTATGTGAATATGCAGGATATATTCCAGCAGTTGAAGGTTTAGATATTAAACATGAAAAAGGTCAAGATGCATACAAAACTTTTAGTGAAGAAATTGCAGCGGCAGCACAACCAATTAGCAGTCAACAAACACAAGATGAAGTAACAAAGACAATGACTGGTTACCGTGGTTTATCAGGTGCTCTTAAGAAATCAATGATTAAAGTTATAAACGGTGAAGAAAAAGTTGATGATGCAATAAAAGATACAATTCAAGATTACAATGAAGGTTATTTGAAAAAATAA
- a CDS encoding carbohydrate ABC transporter permease, which yields MKKFSKNKWPLFFTGINIVLFCLFFLLPAILGLYYSLTDYKGYSGEKFIGLANYMELLKDKSFYKALLRTAEYTIVDVPILYAVSLLVAVMLNNDKVKGKFISKIIFFLPWTISGIIAGVIWRWLFGENFGFINYVISELHGEPVPWFTNGNFAFMVIVFASVWSYTAFNMLQFMTALKNIPKSLYEAADIDGAKWIDKFRHITLPTLKPTSFMVILLATINAMKEFALIQSLTNGGPGTDNMLIVQYIYSTGFDKMRVGYASAASMVLFVVLLALGIIQMKIGGSSNEE from the coding sequence ATGAAAAAATTTTCAAAGAATAAATGGCCGTTATTTTTTACAGGAATAAATATTGTTCTATTTTGTTTATTTTTCCTTTTGCCAGCTATACTAGGATTATATTATTCATTAACTGATTATAAGGGATATTCAGGTGAAAAATTTATAGGATTAGCAAATTACATGGAGTTATTAAAAGATAAGAGCTTCTATAAAGCACTATTAAGAACTGCAGAATATACAATTGTTGATGTACCTATATTGTATGCTGTTTCATTATTAGTAGCAGTTATGTTAAATAATGATAAGGTAAAAGGTAAATTTATTTCTAAAATTATATTTTTCTTACCTTGGACAATTTCAGGAATTATAGCCGGTGTAATTTGGCGTTGGTTATTTGGTGAAAATTTTGGTTTCATAAATTATGTAATCAGTGAACTACATGGAGAGCCAGTTCCTTGGTTTACAAATGGTAATTTTGCATTTATGGTAATTGTATTTGCTTCAGTATGGAGTTATACAGCCTTTAATATGTTACAATTCATGACTGCATTGAAAAATATTCCAAAATCTTTGTATGAAGCAGCTGATATTGATGGAGCGAAATGGATTGATAAATTTAGACATATTACGCTTCCAACTTTAAAGCCAACTTCTTTCATGGTTATTTTGCTTGCAACAATCAACGCAATGAAAGAATTCGCATTAATTCAGTCCTTGACTAATGGAGGACCAGGTACAGATAATATGTTAATTGTACAATATATCTATTCAACTGGTTTTGATAAAATGCGTGTTGGTTATGCATCAGCAGCATCAATGGTATTATTTGTTGTTTTACTAGCATTAGGTATAATTCAAATGAAGATAGGAGGAAGCAGCAATGAAGAATAA
- a CDS encoding carbohydrate ABC transporter permease: MKNKSQGASVLYDKTSSSLLTVGLWIVAFLYLFPLLWFILSSFKPGSELFSYPLTLLPKSPTFDNYVNSWSTLDFFTYILNTSKAAIITTILTVLASASCGYAFAKYDRKWLKFFFMCVIATTMLPTEVIMNPTFSVIKMLGLYDSSAGIIIPSINTATGIFMFRTFFVSVPDDLIESARIDGASEGKIFFRIMLPLAKPVIMALSIFSFQWRWNDYIWPLIVLNDPKKYTLQVAIRSLVGAENINWSLLIGASVISLIPLLLVFIVFQRYILDSNVTSGLKD; encoded by the coding sequence ATGAAGAATAAATCTCAGGGAGCATCTGTTTTATATGATAAAACGTCATCATCATTATTAACTGTTGGATTATGGATTGTAGCTTTCCTATACTTGTTTCCATTACTATGGTTTATATTAAGTTCTTTTAAACCAGGGAGTGAACTATTCTCATATCCATTAACCTTATTACCAAAGAGTCCAACCTTTGATAATTATGTTAATTCATGGTCGACTTTGGATTTCTTTACATACATTTTAAATACATCAAAGGCAGCAATAATTACAACAATTCTTACTGTATTAGCTAGTGCTTCTTGTGGATATGCATTTGCTAAGTATGATAGAAAATGGTTAAAGTTTTTCTTTATGTGTGTTATTGCAACAACAATGTTACCAACAGAAGTTATTATGAATCCAACTTTCTCTGTTATTAAAATGTTAGGATTATATGATAGCAGCGCAGGTATCATAATTCCATCGATCAATACTGCTACAGGTATCTTTATGTTTAGAACTTTCTTTGTATCAGTACCTGATGACTTAATTGAATCTGCACGTATTGATGGAGCTTCTGAAGGAAAAATCTTCTTCCGTATAATGTTACCTTTAGCTAAACCTGTTATTATGGCGTTAAGTATCTTCTCTTTCCAATGGAGATGGAATGACTATATTTGGCCATTAATAGTTTTAAATGATCCTAAGAAATATACTTTACAAGTTGCTATTAGAAGTTTAGTAGGAGCTGAAAATATTAACTGGTCACTACTAATTGGAGCATCTGTAATTTCATTAATTCCATTATTACTTGTATTTATTGTATTCCAAAGATATATTTTAGATTCAAATGTAACAAGTGGATTAAAAGACTAA
- a CDS encoding beta-galactosidase small subunit, with product MIDYTILSDSKRIQINREPTRAFYVPKGNDGSNYNCLDLNGEWDFSYYTSHKDIPTDFLAEDNFENKIMVPGNWQMQGYGKPHYTNINYPFPINPPFTYDNIPTGIYRRNINLEAYNVTDNYFIRFEGVDNCFYLYINNKLAGFNKGSRNGSEFNISEFLKEGINTVTVVVFQWSDSSYIEDQDMWWLSGIFREVTLITRPKNFIFDFFITTTLEDNNAKVSLELKSYIKEGLPLTITISDQDQVCVKKALTVNENCSVEFIMENPKLWTAETPYLYELSLETKEEIITHRFGIRQVEISEGLIKINGTPITFKGVNRHEFNEIFGRTISNEQMETEVRLMKEAFINAVRMSHYPQHPYFYYLCDKYGLYVIDEADLECHGIGSTGDKNLLSSDPHWLPAYMDRMVQVVERDKNFTSIIIWSVGNESGNGTNHHEMIDWAKQRDPSRLLHHEGESRDCVNAETKAYERDVEHADFNSTMYTEFHVLQKVGEDAAIKKPFILCEYVHAMGNGPGGLKEYLDLFNKYPKLQGGFIWEWRDQGIKKVLPNGDITYLYGGDFGDYPNDYNFVLDGLVQPDMTLSPSYFGVKKAYQPISIDQLDDRNYNLINSTDFTIFEDMNIKYEIYSQEELFVSKEILIRELLPKESITIEVPVDIKEENTDIIIKFTIPELSDKYNVLITSIKEAFVLRHHIADTLETKDKFIINTKDKNKLVATFGDKQLNIALKNGDWEICTLNNQLPILAKPKHNFWRAITDNDFVSAHMWREFGVDHLMSRTKSVTLNQNVEDKISLTVSENYGASAKYWGIDLTTTYVFNSNGCIKIKVAGTPIHNYPETLPRIGLSFNLSKEYSKFNWLGRGPLESYNDALNGTTFDFYKQDIEELGFNYLYPQENGNHFSTYWLQVENSDIENKLMIKGDKTFEFSSRQVTQENLDEARHIHELEKTNNIYLYLDFKQHGIGSRSCGPDVQEQYKLKLEPFEYTFDLSIL from the coding sequence ATGATTGATTATACTATTTTATCTGACTCAAAAAGAATTCAAATTAATCGAGAACCTACTAGAGCATTTTATGTTCCTAAAGGAAATGATGGCAGCAATTACAATTGCTTGGATTTAAATGGGGAATGGGACTTTAGTTATTATACCTCTCACAAAGATATTCCAACTGATTTTTTAGCAGAAGATAATTTTGAAAATAAAATAATGGTTCCAGGAAATTGGCAGATGCAAGGCTACGGAAAGCCTCATTATACCAACATAAATTATCCATTTCCAATAAATCCACCCTTTACTTATGATAATATTCCTACTGGTATTTATAGGAGAAATATAAATCTAGAAGCTTATAATGTAACAGATAATTATTTTATAAGATTTGAAGGGGTAGATAACTGTTTTTATTTATATATTAATAATAAGTTAGCTGGTTTTAATAAGGGAAGCCGAAATGGGTCTGAATTCAATATTAGTGAGTTTTTAAAGGAAGGAATTAATACTGTTACGGTTGTGGTTTTTCAATGGTCAGATTCTTCATATATAGAAGATCAGGATATGTGGTGGTTAAGCGGAATATTTAGAGAGGTCACATTAATAACAAGACCAAAGAATTTTATCTTTGATTTTTTTATAACTACTACTTTAGAGGATAATAATGCTAAGGTTTCTTTGGAACTAAAATCATATATAAAAGAGGGATTACCTTTAACAATTACTATTTCTGATCAAGATCAAGTCTGCGTTAAAAAAGCATTAACAGTAAATGAAAACTGCTCAGTAGAATTTATTATGGAAAATCCAAAGCTTTGGACAGCAGAAACTCCTTATTTATATGAATTAAGCTTGGAAACAAAAGAAGAAATAATTACGCATAGGTTTGGTATTCGTCAAGTTGAAATAAGTGAAGGCTTAATTAAAATTAATGGGACACCAATTACTTTTAAAGGTGTTAACCGTCATGAATTTAATGAAATCTTTGGACGCACAATTTCTAATGAACAAATGGAGACTGAAGTTAGGTTGATGAAGGAAGCTTTTATTAATGCTGTAAGAATGTCTCATTATCCACAGCATCCTTATTTTTATTATTTGTGTGATAAATACGGCTTGTATGTTATAGACGAAGCTGATTTAGAATGTCATGGGATTGGTTCAACTGGAGATAAAAATTTATTAAGCAGTGATCCTCATTGGCTGCCAGCTTATATGGATAGAATGGTTCAAGTGGTAGAACGCGATAAAAATTTCACTTCAATCATTATATGGTCTGTTGGAAATGAATCTGGTAATGGTACTAATCATCATGAAATGATTGATTGGGCTAAACAACGTGATCCTAGCAGGCTGCTACATCATGAAGGGGAGTCAAGGGATTGTGTTAATGCAGAGACAAAAGCTTATGAAAGAGATGTAGAACATGCTGATTTTAATTCTACCATGTACACAGAATTTCATGTTTTACAAAAGGTTGGAGAAGATGCTGCTATAAAGAAGCCTTTTATTCTTTGTGAATATGTTCATGCAATGGGAAATGGACCTGGTGGTTTAAAAGAATACTTAGATTTGTTTAATAAGTATCCTAAATTACAAGGAGGCTTTATTTGGGAATGGCGTGATCAGGGAATTAAGAAAGTATTGCCAAATGGAGATATAACATATTTATATGGTGGTGACTTTGGTGACTATCCAAACGATTATAACTTTGTTTTAGATGGCTTAGTTCAGCCAGATATGACTCTTAGTCCAAGTTACTTTGGAGTTAAAAAGGCTTATCAGCCGATTAGTATAGATCAGTTAGATGATAGAAATTACAATTTGATTAACTCGACAGACTTTACTATTTTTGAGGATATGAATATTAAATATGAAATCTATTCACAAGAGGAGTTATTTGTTAGTAAGGAAATTTTAATTAGAGAATTGCTGCCTAAAGAGAGCATAACAATAGAAGTACCAGTAGATATAAAAGAAGAAAATACTGATATAATAATAAAATTTACTATTCCTGAGTTATCAGATAAGTATAATGTTTTGATCACCTCAATTAAGGAAGCGTTTGTGTTAAGACATCATATAGCAGATACATTGGAGACAAAAGATAAATTTATAATCAATACTAAGGATAAGAACAAGCTTGTTGCAACCTTTGGTGATAAACAATTAAACATAGCATTAAAAAATGGTGATTGGGAAATTTGCACCTTAAATAATCAGTTGCCAATCCTTGCAAAACCTAAGCATAATTTTTGGAGAGCAATAACAGATAATGATTTTGTTTCTGCTCATATGTGGAGGGAATTTGGAGTGGATCACTTGATGTCTAGGACTAAAAGTGTAACCTTGAATCAAAATGTAGAAGATAAAATTAGTTTAACTGTATCAGAGAATTATGGTGCATCAGCAAAATATTGGGGAATTGATTTAACAACTACTTATGTATTTAACAGTAATGGTTGCATCAAAATTAAAGTTGCAGGTACGCCAATTCACAATTACCCAGAAACTTTACCTAGAATTGGATTAAGTTTCAATTTATCAAAGGAATACTCAAAGTTTAATTGGCTAGGAAGAGGGCCATTAGAATCATATAACGATGCACTTAATGGAACAACCTTTGATTTTTATAAGCAAGACATTGAGGAGCTTGGCTTTAATTACTTGTATCCACAAGAAAATGGCAATCATTTTTCAACTTATTGGCTACAAGTGGAGAATTCTGATATAGAAAACAAATTGATGATTAAAGGAGATAAAACTTTTGAATTTTCAAGTCGTCAGGTTACACAAGAAAATCTAGATGAAGCACGACATATTCATGAATTAGAGAAAACAAATAACATTTATCTTTATTTAGATTTTAAGCAGCATGGAATAGGCAGCCGAAGCTGTGGCCCCGACGTTCAAGAGCAATATAAATTAAAACTAGAACCTTTTGAATACACATTTGATTTGTCAATTTTATAG
- a CDS encoding sugar phosphate isomerase/epimerase family protein, with the protein MRIGIRAHDIEHDSLEELAEIAHKKNIKSFHFAPKKVINEFHIKKGCLTPGFAQYVKNILRKNELNISILGSYVNLANPNDDGLKEEIETFKEHIRFAKYMGESVVATETGCYNREYVYTEKNDTEEAFQRSLNSIKEIVAEAEKFGIVVGIEGSIEHVMSTPQKLKRLLDNVKSNNLQIVFDPVNLIDASNYDKMDDIIKESFQLFGDRIICVHTKDFIYKDGKPKRVSIGTGQFNYPLLLSLIKESKPFIDIILEETVNEDRDASIKFIEETYKKI; encoded by the coding sequence ATGAGAATTGGAATTAGAGCACATGATATTGAACATGATAGTTTAGAGGAACTAGCAGAAATTGCACATAAGAAGAATATAAAAAGTTTTCATTTTGCGCCCAAAAAGGTAATTAATGAATTTCACATTAAAAAAGGATGTTTAACACCAGGTTTTGCTCAATATGTTAAAAATATTTTGCGAAAAAATGAGTTGAACATAAGTATACTTGGTTCTTATGTTAATTTAGCAAATCCTAATGATGATGGACTTAAGGAGGAAATAGAAACCTTTAAGGAACATATACGCTTTGCAAAATACATGGGAGAAAGTGTAGTTGCTACTGAGACCGGCTGTTACAATAGAGAATATGTTTATACAGAAAAAAATGATACTGAAGAAGCCTTTCAAAGGTCTTTAAATTCCATAAAAGAAATTGTTGCAGAAGCTGAAAAATTTGGAATTGTGGTTGGGATAGAAGGAAGTATAGAACATGTAATGAGTACCCCTCAGAAACTAAAAAGATTATTAGATAATGTTAAATCAAATAATCTGCAAATTGTTTTTGATCCAGTTAATTTAATTGATGCAAGCAATTATGATAAGATGGATGACATAATAAAAGAGTCCTTTCAGTTATTTGGAGATAGAATAATTTGTGTACATACAAAAGATTTTATTTATAAAGATGGAAAGCCTAAAAGAGTTTCTATCGGAACAGGGCAATTTAATTATCCTTTATTGTTATCCTTAATAAAAGAAAGTAAGCCATTCATTGATATAATATTAGAAGAAACTGTGAATGAAGATAGGGATGCAAGTATTAAATTTATAGAAGAAACCTATAAGAAAATATAA
- a CDS encoding beta-glucoside-specific PTS transporter subunit IIABC — MNYKEVAAKILKAVGGDENVEHLEHCSTRLRFNLIDNSKVKVKDLENIPEVIGVKQNVQCQVIIGNAVVEVYDEVKKLISDKGTSVNNNKEKRKIGAIVLDFVISVFQPLIPAIAGGGILKSLLMLLNMLGILSNTTSTYKILNFVGDAPLYFLPLLVAITTANKMKVNPLVAVSAVAALLTPNLAKMLGDGTLFFNIPVQNINYAYQVFPAILCVLLYSQLEKFFNKISPKVIRSFFVPMMSLLITVPITLLVLGPIGYNFGQGFAGVILFVFGKFGWIAVAILAAFLPFMVVTGMHKAMIPYVITSLGQSGRELIYNAASLAHNISEAGGCFAVSIRTKDKALRSTAVSAGISALFGITEPALYGVTILHKRVLYGVMIGAFTGGAFLGVQAVEAYVAVGPGIASLSMFISETLPNNLMNAIMGLGVSFVASFIAVSVLWKEEAPSKEAEKVENNKEKFNAPLEGELIPLSEVKDEVFSNKLMGEGFAIIPSKGELYAPIDGTIEMIFETKHSLAMKSEEGTEILFHVGLDTVNLKGKYFNPEVSVGKSVKKGDLLLSFDLDKIIAEGFDPVTATIITNRPDAKIGTVESKKVTKKDNVFEIN; from the coding sequence ATGAATTATAAAGAAGTAGCAGCAAAAATTTTAAAAGCCGTAGGTGGAGATGAAAATGTTGAACATTTAGAACATTGTTCAACAAGATTAAGATTCAACCTTATTGATAATAGCAAAGTAAAAGTGAAAGACCTTGAAAATATTCCTGAGGTAATTGGTGTTAAGCAAAATGTACAATGCCAAGTTATTATTGGAAATGCAGTTGTTGAGGTATACGATGAGGTAAAAAAACTTATTTCTGATAAAGGAACCAGTGTTAACAATAATAAAGAGAAAAGAAAAATAGGTGCAATAGTTTTAGATTTTGTTATAAGTGTATTCCAACCGTTGATTCCGGCTATAGCTGGAGGTGGTATTTTAAAGTCACTCTTAATGCTTTTAAATATGCTAGGTATATTATCAAATACTACATCTACATATAAGATATTAAATTTTGTTGGTGATGCACCATTATATTTCTTACCATTATTAGTAGCAATTACTACTGCTAATAAAATGAAAGTTAATCCATTAGTTGCAGTATCTGCTGTTGCAGCACTATTAACACCTAATTTAGCTAAGATGCTAGGAGATGGAACTTTATTTTTTAATATACCAGTACAGAATATAAACTATGCATATCAAGTTTTCCCAGCAATATTATGCGTATTATTGTATTCACAGTTAGAAAAATTCTTTAATAAAATTAGCCCAAAGGTTATTCGTAGCTTCTTTGTTCCAATGATGTCGTTACTTATAACTGTACCAATAACTTTACTTGTTCTTGGACCAATAGGTTATAATTTTGGGCAAGGGTTTGCAGGTGTAATATTATTTGTTTTTGGTAAATTTGGTTGGATAGCAGTAGCAATCTTAGCAGCATTCTTGCCGTTTATGGTAGTTACAGGTATGCACAAAGCAATGATTCCTTACGTTATTACTTCTTTAGGTCAATCAGGTAGAGAATTAATATATAATGCTGCATCACTTGCACATAATATCTCAGAAGCTGGCGGATGTTTTGCTGTAAGTATTCGAACAAAAGATAAAGCATTAAGATCTACTGCTGTATCAGCAGGTATATCAGCATTATTTGGGATTACAGAACCAGCATTATATGGTGTTACAATTTTACATAAACGTGTACTTTATGGTGTAATGATTGGAGCTTTTACAGGTGGTGCTTTCTTAGGAGTTCAAGCAGTTGAAGCATATGTAGCAGTAGGACCAGGAATCGCAAGTTTATCAATGTTTATTTCTGAAACCTTACCAAATAATTTAATGAATGCGATAATGGGCTTAGGGGTTTCATTTGTAGCTTCATTTATTGCAGTATCAGTTTTATGGAAAGAAGAAGCACCTAGTAAGGAAGCTGAAAAAGTTGAAAATAATAAAGAAAAATTTAATGCACCATTAGAAGGAGAATTAATTCCCTTAAGTGAAGTAAAGGATGAAGTGTTTTCTAATAAATTAATGGGTGAAGGTTTTGCAATAATTCCTTCTAAGGGAGAACTATATGCTCCAATAGACGGTACAATTGAAATGATTTTTGAAACAAAACACTCCTTAGCAATGAAATCAGAAGAGGGTACTGAAATTTTATTTCATGTAGGATTAGATACAGTGAATTTAAAAGGAAAATACTTCAATCCAGAAGTTTCTGTTGGAAAGAGTGTAAAAAAAGGCGATTTACTGTTAAGCTTTGACTTAGATAAAATTATTGCAGAAGGTTTTGATCCAGTAACAGCAACAATTATTACAAATAGACCTGATGCGAAAATAGGAACTGTAGAAAGTAAAAAGGTCACTAAGAAAGATAATGTTTTTGAAATAAATTAG